A region from the Flavobacteriales bacterium genome encodes:
- a CDS encoding DUF2911 domain-containing protein, with protein MRTSTLIIGTAIVFAAWPFRIKAQYSQLDLPRESQAAQVTQRIGTTDITVNYSRPSAKGRTIWGDPAEAGQVVVPYDGIWRAGANENTTLTCTDAITVEGKQIPAGTYGLHMIPTKGDWTIIISKDHNAWGSFFYKEANDAARATVKPRPCAITEQVTYDFANVVKDGATLTMRWADVEVPIKIGVDVHGIILASMNDQLQGLTAFGWEAWYEAAHYCHMEKIAPEKAMAWVDRSIARQPNFENQSLKADLLTAAGKTGEAEVFRKKMLENASNADMNAYGYQLVNQGRLAEAVKIFEQNAKRHPKDPNVHDSLGEGYMMNGQNDLAIKAFKKSLSMNPPENVKANSVKCLKKLGVDTSAWEKATNS; from the coding sequence ATGCGTACCTCCACCCTCATCATCGGCACGGCCATCGTCTTCGCGGCGTGGCCCTTCCGCATCAAAGCACAGTACTCCCAGCTCGACCTTCCACGGGAAAGCCAAGCCGCGCAGGTGACGCAACGGATCGGCACCACCGACATCACGGTGAACTATAGCCGGCCCAGCGCCAAGGGCCGCACCATCTGGGGCGATCCCGCTGAGGCGGGACAGGTCGTGGTGCCCTACGATGGCATCTGGCGCGCAGGAGCCAACGAGAACACCACCCTCACTTGCACCGACGCCATCACCGTGGAAGGCAAGCAGATCCCGGCGGGCACATACGGCCTGCACATGATCCCCACCAAGGGCGATTGGACCATCATCATCAGCAAGGACCACAACGCTTGGGGCTCCTTCTTCTACAAGGAAGCCAACGACGCGGCGCGCGCCACCGTGAAACCACGACCCTGCGCCATAACGGAACAGGTCACCTACGACTTCGCCAATGTGGTGAAGGACGGCGCCACGCTCACGATGCGCTGGGCCGACGTGGAAGTGCCCATCAAGATCGGCGTCGACGTGCATGGGATCATCCTCGCCAGCATGAACGACCAGCTGCAGGGGCTCACCGCCTTTGGCTGGGAAGCCTGGTACGAAGCGGCGCACTACTGCCACATGGAGAAGATCGCCCCCGAGAAGGCCATGGCCTGGGTGGATCGCAGCATTGCACGCCAGCCCAATTTCGAGAACCAGAGCCTGAAAGCCGACCTGCTGACGGCCGCGGGCAAGACCGGAGAAGCCGAGGTCTTCCGCAAGAAGATGCTGGAGAACGCGAGCAACGCCGACATGAACGCGTACGGCTACCAGCTCGTGAACCAAGGCCGCCTTGCCGAAGCCGTCAAGATCTTCGAGCAGAACGCCAAGCGCCACCCCAAAGACCCCAACGTGCACGACAGTCTGGGCGAAGGCTACATGATGAACGGCCAGAACGACCTCGCCATCAAAGCCTTCAAGAAATCGCTGAGCATGAACCCGCCCGAGAACGTGAAAGCCAATTCGGTCAAGTGCCTCAAGAAGCTCGGCGTGGACACAAGTGCTTGGGAGAAGGCGACCAATTCTTGA